In one Zobellia galactanivorans genomic region, the following are encoded:
- a CDS encoding RagB/SusD family nutrient uptake outer membrane protein → MKNIYYILWIVIIGLFFNSCEEEDLLDKTPLDQISDTDFWQTEGDLQLYLNNLYGTFPGWAGAGAAPSPDVGTDIVIESQEWFGASSTTRLDGTLNVPGSGGGWSWSNVRRVNYFLENAERVESGGLVDHYKGEGYFFRAWFYFSLLQNFGDLPIITDVVGIEDESLLYGSRSPRTEVANFILEDLDKAIAMMKTASDVGPSRLNKDIAALFKARVALYEGTWEKYHQGTTFAGDTNGAGFIQQAAEAAKSVMDDGNYSLDTGDVNDAYYNLFVQTDYSGNPEVMLYRHYDYLTYNIQNSLWNQPNAHGMTREMTKYYLASDGLPISVSPNFEGDVTLDEIQVNRDPRLAQSVMAPGDLDFIAVNGDSIAFSVPIMTRNPTGYAIEKWRSKELFEELNNQRTRDIGYIIFRYAETLLIYAEAKAELGTLTQTDVDMSINQLRARVGMPDLVINAITPDPEWPNYGYTLPDYLYEIRRERVVELFGEGNRLADLMRWRAHTLFVGTRPTGTTYTADIEAEYPALFTNEEGFLDPFINYLDGGAYGFNPERDYLLPLPTNELTLNPNLTQNPNW, encoded by the coding sequence ATGAAAAATATATATTATATACTCTGGATAGTTATTATTGGGTTGTTTTTTAACTCTTGTGAAGAAGAAGACCTATTGGATAAAACCCCACTAGATCAGATATCGGATACCGACTTTTGGCAAACCGAGGGCGATTTACAACTGTATTTGAATAATCTCTACGGAACTTTTCCGGGTTGGGCCGGAGCCGGTGCGGCACCGTCCCCAGATGTGGGTACCGATATCGTCATAGAATCACAAGAGTGGTTTGGCGCTTCGTCGACCACTAGATTAGATGGTACCCTTAACGTTCCTGGTTCTGGTGGAGGATGGAGTTGGTCTAACGTACGTAGGGTCAACTATTTTCTTGAGAACGCAGAGCGTGTAGAAAGCGGTGGTCTTGTAGACCATTATAAAGGTGAGGGCTATTTCTTTAGGGCTTGGTTTTATTTCAGCTTGCTACAAAATTTTGGAGACCTACCTATTATTACCGATGTAGTTGGGATTGAAGATGAAAGCCTTCTGTACGGGTCAAGAAGCCCGAGAACGGAAGTGGCCAACTTTATTTTGGAAGACCTGGATAAGGCAATTGCCATGATGAAGACGGCTTCCGATGTGGGGCCTTCAAGGTTGAATAAAGACATAGCGGCCCTTTTTAAGGCAAGGGTAGCCCTGTACGAGGGTACTTGGGAAAAATACCATCAAGGCACCACCTTTGCCGGTGATACCAATGGAGCCGGTTTTATACAGCAAGCGGCGGAAGCGGCCAAAAGTGTTATGGATGATGGCAATTATTCCTTGGATACGGGTGATGTAAACGATGCCTATTATAATCTATTCGTTCAGACCGATTATAGCGGTAATCCCGAAGTAATGTTATACAGGCACTACGATTATTTGACCTATAACATTCAAAATTCACTGTGGAATCAACCGAATGCACATGGTATGACCCGTGAAATGACAAAATACTATTTGGCTTCAGATGGTCTTCCTATATCCGTAAGTCCGAATTTTGAAGGCGATGTTACCCTTGATGAAATTCAAGTGAACCGCGACCCAAGGCTGGCACAGTCCGTTATGGCCCCCGGAGACCTAGATTTTATCGCGGTCAATGGAGATTCCATCGCTTTTAGCGTTCCGATAATGACACGTAACCCAACGGGGTATGCCATTGAAAAATGGAGGTCTAAAGAGCTGTTCGAAGAATTGAATAATCAACGGACAAGGGATATTGGTTATATCATCTTCAGATATGCGGAAACCCTTTTGATCTATGCGGAAGCTAAGGCCGAATTGGGCACCCTAACCCAAACGGATGTTGATATGAGTATTAATCAGCTAAGGGCCAGGGTCGGTATGCCGGATTTGGTCATCAATGCCATTACCCCCGATCCAGAGTGGCCAAACTACGGTTATACCCTACCGGACTACTTGTATGAGATCAGAAGGGAACGCGTAGTAGAGCTATTTGGCGAGGGTAACCGATTGGCAGATTTAATGCGATGGAGAGCGCATACCTTGTTTGTGGGGACACGCCCTACAGGTACGACCTATACTGCGGATATCGAGGCGGAATATCCAGCCCTGTTTACGAATGAAGAGGGTTTTCTTGATCCTTTTATTAACTATTTGGATGGTGGGGCATACGGCTTTAACCCTGAAAGGGATTACCTATTGCCATTACCGACCAATGAACTTACGTTAAACCCTAATTTGACCCAAAACCCGAATTGGTAA
- a CDS encoding sulfatase has product MNARTYKILYIVLPALLAFQSCKPVKIADPVQKKPNIVIINIDDLGYKDVGFMGSTYYETPNLDALAAEGMVFYNAYAGAANCAPSRACLISGLNTPRHGVYTVSPSDRGHIKTRKLVPIQNTDHLNDTIFTLPQMLKSAGYVTGSFGKWHVGKDPGTQGIDVNIGGSGRGNPGKGGYFSPYNIDHITNGKNGEYLTDRLTDEAIRYIEKYKDSTFFLYMPYYTVHTPIMGKAELVAKFEAKAGQNGQNRPDYAAMVYAMDQNVGKLLKALKQNGLEGNTLVIFTSDNGGIRAISEQSPLRAGKGSYYEGGIRVPLIIKWPGKIQAQSISTAPVSHLDFYPTLQSIATPGRKAEFLDGINLEPVLYGKGAAERQLYFHFPIYLQKYSGLKDQARDSLFRTRPGSVIISGDWKLHEYFEDGALELYNLKTDIGETTNLAKQNPLKTQQMYDELKKWRTATHAPIPTQVNPAYEPTKKP; this is encoded by the coding sequence ATGAACGCCCGCACTTATAAAATACTATATATTGTTCTCCCGGCCCTATTGGCCTTTCAATCGTGCAAACCTGTAAAAATCGCCGATCCAGTACAGAAAAAACCAAATATCGTTATTATAAACATAGACGACCTAGGGTATAAGGATGTGGGTTTTATGGGAAGCACCTATTACGAAACGCCCAACCTAGACGCCTTGGCCGCCGAAGGCATGGTTTTTTATAATGCCTATGCGGGCGCCGCAAACTGCGCTCCCAGTAGGGCATGCCTTATTTCAGGACTGAACACGCCTAGGCATGGCGTATATACGGTGAGCCCATCCGACCGTGGGCATATAAAAACGCGAAAACTCGTTCCGATCCAAAATACCGATCATCTCAACGACACTATTTTCACCTTGCCCCAAATGCTCAAATCGGCCGGCTATGTCACCGGAAGCTTTGGCAAATGGCATGTAGGCAAGGATCCCGGCACCCAAGGTATAGATGTTAATATTGGAGGAAGCGGAAGGGGAAACCCCGGCAAGGGCGGATACTTTTCACCGTACAATATAGACCATATCACCAATGGCAAAAATGGCGAATACCTAACCGATAGGTTGACCGATGAGGCCATAAGATATATAGAGAAGTACAAAGACAGTACTTTTTTCCTTTATATGCCCTATTACACCGTACACACCCCCATTATGGGCAAAGCGGAACTGGTGGCCAAGTTTGAAGCGAAAGCCGGTCAAAATGGACAAAACAGGCCAGATTATGCCGCTATGGTGTACGCTATGGACCAAAATGTAGGCAAACTCTTGAAGGCCCTTAAACAAAATGGCCTGGAAGGCAACACCCTTGTCATTTTCACTTCGGACAATGGAGGGATTCGGGCTATCTCCGAACAAAGTCCCCTACGTGCCGGAAAAGGCTCATATTACGAAGGGGGCATTCGCGTTCCCTTGATCATTAAATGGCCGGGAAAGATCCAGGCACAATCCATATCGACCGCACCGGTGAGCCATTTAGATTTTTATCCCACGCTTCAAAGCATTGCTACCCCCGGAAGAAAGGCCGAATTTCTCGACGGTATAAACCTTGAGCCCGTTCTATACGGAAAAGGGGCCGCCGAACGACAGCTTTATTTTCATTTCCCAATATACCTTCAAAAATATAGCGGATTGAAAGATCAAGCCAGGGATTCCCTTTTTAGAACACGCCCCGGTTCGGTCATCATTTCTGGGGATTGGAAGTTACACGAGTACTTTGAAGACGGAGCCCTAGAGCTCTATAATTTAAAAACCGATATAGGCGAAACGACCAATCTAGCGAAACAAAATCCGTTAAAGACACAGCAGATGTACGATGAACTAAAAAAATGGCGCACCGCTACCCATGCACCAATTCCTACACAGGTCAACCCCGCATACGAGCCTACCAAAAAACCATAA
- a CDS encoding SusC/RagA family TonB-linked outer membrane protein, whose translation MKKEKQIKSWVRLCGVTLVFLFGTIGIMAQTVTGTVTSIDGPLIGASIVEKGTVNGSQTDFDGNFAINLSGTSTTLVISYIGFSTKEVSVAGKESIIVELEEDAASLEEVVVVGYGTKKKVNLTGAISVLDEEVLEARPVANAQQALQGASPGLQITQSGATGEPGADMNMNIRGLTSLEGNSSPYILVDNIPMGINDIDPSDIASISVLKDVAASAIYGARAAYGVVLITTKSGKSNKGVNVSYSTNYAITSMLNMPQNADALSFAHTMNHASINAGGSGYYDDAALARIEQNMASPGSAPEVLATPNGLSWDLGVDGLNASAATDWESIFFNKSGSRMKHNLNITGGSENLSFYLSGGLYEEDGLLKQGDDSFNRYNIDAKISAKLAPWADLSFLAKYKYEEEEYPEQVSGGRSFIMLLMTRLKPTKPAYYPGTEVWTGRVGEQELHRSYNKERQIILSPRLTLKPFKNWTTNIELNYKTNDNRLTSEFPTIASAVPDGSGGSIITSSSQENTGYNSTMYSNTYLSPNIYTEYTRSLGKHNFLVLGGYQQETYRYFNLYASAKYLLTDAIPSINTAVGEKTIFDGKGHWSTQGFFGRFSYNFDEKYLFEMNLRRDGSSRFDEDNRWGTFPSVSAGWVVSKENFYPFKEQIEFLKFRGSYGSIGNQDVDNYLYVPTMPISESGWLFGGERLWTVGTPNLSSVDLTWEKVSTLDFGLDLRALNNRLGFTFDWYQSKTSDLVGPGQAVPAILGTSVPKTNGGEVTTTGWEVELSWQNSSKDFSYGFRGVLSDYQSEITSYNNPTKILSNYYEGQMLNEIWGLETAGLFQSDEDVANWGVDQSFLYSGAFLPGDVKYVDQTGDGAIDIGDNTKDNPGDRKIIGNSTPRYQFGFSANASYKGFDFSFLIQGVGKRDLDLRGLGTFRGPANGPLHANVYEEHLDFWRDDTSPLGANPDAYFANPYSQFTGQNNKNYGYATTRYLQNGAYARLKNMQIGYTLPRGTGKKKLPKTRIYISGENLLTFTDLMIYDPEAFNGRNSRVGDQYPLSQVYSLGLNINF comes from the coding sequence ATGAAAAAAGAAAAACAAATTAAAAGCTGGGTAAGGCTCTGTGGAGTAACCCTTGTATTCCTATTCGGGACTATAGGAATTATGGCCCAAACGGTAACGGGAACCGTCACAAGTATAGACGGCCCACTTATTGGGGCCAGTATCGTTGAGAAAGGAACCGTAAATGGATCACAAACAGATTTTGACGGAAACTTTGCCATTAATTTATCGGGGACAAGTACCACCCTGGTCATATCCTATATTGGCTTTTCTACAAAAGAAGTTTCGGTAGCCGGTAAAGAGTCGATTATCGTTGAACTAGAAGAAGATGCGGCAAGTTTGGAAGAAGTCGTAGTAGTTGGATATGGTACCAAGAAAAAGGTAAACTTAACAGGGGCCATATCGGTTTTAGACGAAGAGGTCTTAGAGGCAAGACCTGTAGCGAATGCCCAACAGGCCTTGCAAGGTGCATCACCGGGCTTACAGATAACCCAATCTGGGGCAACAGGCGAACCGGGTGCGGATATGAATATGAATATTAGGGGCTTGACCTCCTTGGAAGGGAATAGTTCGCCCTATATTCTAGTGGATAACATCCCTATGGGGATCAATGATATCGACCCAAGTGATATAGCCAGTATTTCTGTGTTAAAAGATGTAGCGGCCTCCGCTATTTATGGGGCACGGGCAGCATATGGGGTGGTATTGATCACTACGAAAAGCGGAAAAAGTAATAAAGGGGTAAATGTTTCCTATTCTACCAATTACGCGATCACATCTATGTTGAACATGCCGCAAAATGCAGATGCGCTTTCTTTTGCACATACCATGAACCATGCGAGTATCAATGCAGGGGGAAGTGGGTATTATGACGATGCCGCACTTGCCAGAATAGAACAAAATATGGCTTCTCCCGGAAGCGCTCCAGAAGTGCTTGCCACTCCAAATGGTTTGAGCTGGGACTTGGGGGTTGACGGACTTAACGCTTCGGCGGCTACGGATTGGGAATCGATATTCTTTAATAAATCCGGGTCTAGAATGAAGCATAACCTCAATATAACAGGAGGTAGCGAGAACCTATCCTTTTACTTGTCAGGAGGACTCTATGAAGAGGACGGATTGTTAAAACAAGGAGACGATTCTTTTAACCGGTACAATATAGATGCGAAAATCAGCGCTAAGCTGGCTCCATGGGCCGACCTATCTTTTTTGGCCAAGTACAAATACGAAGAAGAGGAATACCCCGAACAAGTTTCGGGAGGCAGGTCCTTTATTATGTTGTTGATGACAAGGCTTAAGCCGACCAAACCGGCGTACTATCCTGGTACGGAAGTATGGACCGGTAGAGTGGGGGAGCAAGAATTGCATCGGTCATATAACAAAGAACGTCAGATCATTTTATCGCCTAGGTTGACCCTTAAGCCTTTTAAGAACTGGACGACCAATATAGAGTTGAATTACAAGACGAACGACAATCGTTTGACTTCGGAATTTCCAACTATAGCTAGTGCGGTACCCGACGGTTCGGGAGGGTCTATCATAACAAGTTCCAGTCAAGAGAACACAGGGTATAACTCTACGATGTATTCCAATACCTATCTCTCTCCGAACATATATACGGAATATACACGAAGCCTAGGGAAGCACAATTTTCTCGTCTTAGGGGGATATCAACAAGAAACCTATAGGTATTTTAACCTGTATGCCTCGGCAAAATATCTACTGACTGATGCCATACCGTCTATCAATACCGCGGTAGGTGAAAAAACTATTTTTGACGGTAAAGGCCATTGGTCTACTCAAGGATTCTTCGGAAGGTTCAGCTATAATTTTGATGAGAAATACCTTTTTGAAATGAATCTAAGGAGAGACGGATCCTCACGGTTTGATGAAGACAATAGATGGGGTACTTTTCCATCGGTCTCCGCAGGTTGGGTAGTTTCAAAGGAAAACTTCTATCCGTTTAAGGAACAGATCGAGTTTTTAAAGTTTAGGGGATCTTATGGTTCAATAGGAAACCAAGACGTTGATAACTATCTATACGTACCCACAATGCCGATCTCTGAATCTGGCTGGTTATTTGGGGGAGAACGATTATGGACGGTCGGAACACCGAATCTTTCTAGTGTCGATTTAACCTGGGAAAAGGTCAGTACCCTAGATTTTGGTCTAGACCTACGTGCTTTGAACAATAGGTTGGGTTTTACGTTTGATTGGTACCAGTCAAAAACCAGTGACTTAGTCGGTCCTGGTCAAGCTGTACCTGCCATATTAGGCACAAGTGTACCAAAAACCAACGGAGGTGAAGTCACTACTACGGGTTGGGAAGTGGAGCTTTCATGGCAAAATAGTTCTAAGGACTTTTCCTATGGATTCAGGGGCGTTCTATCTGATTACCAAAGTGAGATAACCAGCTATAACAATCCGACCAAGATTTTGAGCAACTATTATGAAGGTCAAATGCTCAATGAAATATGGGGATTGGAAACAGCCGGTCTTTTTCAGTCAGATGAAGATGTAGCGAATTGGGGCGTTGATCAATCTTTTCTGTATTCAGGTGCTTTTTTACCGGGCGACGTAAAATATGTCGATCAAACAGGTGATGGTGCCATAGATATAGGTGACAATACAAAAGATAACCCTGGCGATAGAAAAATTATCGGTAACAGTACCCCGAGATATCAATTTGGATTCAGTGCTAACGCCTCGTATAAAGGATTTGATTTTTCCTTCCTGATTCAAGGTGTAGGCAAAAGAGATTTGGATTTAAGGGGCTTGGGTACGTTTAGAGGGCCGGCCAACGGACCATTACATGCCAATGTATACGAAGAGCACCTAGACTTCTGGCGCGATGACACTAGTCCGTTAGGCGCTAATCCCGATGCTTATTTTGCGAATCCGTATTCACAATTTACCGGTCAGAACAATAAAAATTATGGGTATGCCACCACGCGTTACCTTCAAAACGGGGCATATGCGCGATTAAAGAATATGCAAATAGGCTATACGCTTCCACGAGGTACGGGTAAAAAGAAATTACCTAAAACCAGAATATACATTTCAGGCGAAAACCTTTTGACCTTTACAGATCTTATGATTTATGACCCAGAAGCCTTTAATGGGAGAAACAGCCGTGTAGGTGACCAGTATCCGTTGAGCCAAGTATATTCATTGGGCTTAAATATTAACTTCTAA
- a CDS encoding hybrid sensor histidine kinase/response regulator transcription factor, whose protein sequence is MKSLVTLFLFIFYWAGCSAQNVNTHFHDLHINNSRFNKKTNVIYEDHLGYLWLGTDSGLYRYDGHAMVENQYDVFDENSIPNNSINSIIEDDYGNLWIGSESYLIRYHRKTNSFKGFYKNNTSTVLGKSNDGAIWANLRNTGIVKITPDLALDRIKFQTELNYRQKNSVWTSNKRINDFCEDLFGRAWFATPKGILMLNEENILVDVGFPKDVSFLVPSENNTFLAATEEGLFLLEYQKGGIGLKILEKIDRFKKSQGLFEFTSIRKDTTTGIIWISNRSGLYKGQRSNNSYSFSYVAEEQKTDNSPYENRINSLIIDRYNNLWVATNKGIKKHIDRNLIFGYTTFNSNQNNNFTQSLLKTGKNLMLMTLDNDGLYRFNLKTKKKQLLAASDEEYSIVKKDHSQKEILYGQGNYLLTTKNYSNKLDNIRFDTIKKYHYNVRDMVPLNHDEIWVGLWGGGIDIVTPEKNMNAFKRKAVSVLFGKNVSVMHLDHNHNLWIGTRGDGLFKINLIDEDIKVFNPSFEDGLSSNAILCLFEDEQGNIWIGTRGGGLNFYNAEEQSIKSYAKKEGLTSTTVASIAKDPSGNLWLSTRDGISRFDVKEEKFVNFGIEDGVTESHFMFNSYAIDEEEKIYFGCPGGFFSVNTQNYKKDSLAPHTIITNYTIFGDFDRLNTENNENHSRKFLNTTDSLKLPHNRNNIAFEFSSLDFTAPNKNKFAYKLEGINDFWHHTQASNRNANYNDLPPGNYIFKVKSSNSDGVWNENPATFSFTISPPYWKSTWAYLIYLLLLIISIYTTWSVIRRWYKLKKKLVAETVSREKDNEMNRMKMVFFTDISHELRTPLALILGTIEKVVKDKKFTLSPITSQRIYNNTLRMHRLINQLMDIRKFDEGKLKLQISKNDIVKDIEIIKNAFNDFAKIYEIDYEFVSEEDKIFGWYDVDILEKILFNLLSNAFKYTPKKGKIKVCLSLASAKDKSLSHKKLGSGKYIKCSVRDNGIGIPKEDIARIFDRYYQATKNYSNQIPGTGIGMELVQKLTERHYGTIEVESEENVFTEFTFYLPINKNRYHKKERINKATPLTKNFIKNSEFQVIEEVSSEFESIPMEASLTKPLVLLVEDNNDLRSMVREELKDDFNIIEACNGQEGYLSCLSQKPDLIICDILMPVEDGISMLRKLKGNTETKTIPIFMLTAKNSEETKIECLSLGADDYIEKPFSLEFVKWKVKNTFSSREDLKDRYSKIITPEPSELKVDSNDEKFIRRLIEVIEKFIDDSSLNVEFLASEVGMSRANLYRKLQAINNDTPVNFIKQIRLKRAAQLLKNNKMYISEVAYMTGFSNQKYFSKCFSKEYGMSPTEYAKQFYKDTHTSVEAPHNDPTK, encoded by the coding sequence ATGAAATCACTCGTTACCCTCTTCCTTTTTATCTTTTACTGGGCCGGTTGTAGCGCACAGAACGTTAATACGCATTTTCATGACCTACATATAAACAATAGCCGTTTTAACAAAAAGACCAACGTTATTTATGAAGACCACTTGGGCTATTTATGGCTAGGTACCGATAGTGGGCTATATAGGTATGATGGGCACGCCATGGTCGAAAACCAATACGATGTTTTTGACGAAAACTCGATACCCAACAACAGTATCAATTCAATTATAGAAGACGATTACGGAAACCTATGGATCGGCAGTGAAAGTTATTTGATACGCTATCACAGAAAGACCAATAGCTTTAAAGGCTTCTATAAGAACAACACCAGTACCGTACTAGGCAAGTCAAATGACGGTGCCATTTGGGCCAATCTACGGAATACCGGTATTGTCAAAATCACTCCCGATCTCGCCCTTGACCGCATCAAATTTCAGACAGAACTCAACTATCGACAAAAAAACAGTGTCTGGACGAGCAACAAAAGAATAAACGATTTTTGCGAGGACCTTTTTGGTAGAGCTTGGTTCGCTACCCCTAAGGGTATTTTAATGCTCAACGAAGAAAACATACTGGTAGATGTGGGGTTCCCCAAAGATGTCTCATTTTTGGTTCCTTCAGAAAACAACACTTTTTTAGCCGCAACGGAAGAAGGTCTATTCCTTCTTGAATATCAAAAAGGCGGTATCGGACTAAAAATACTGGAAAAAATAGATCGCTTTAAAAAAAGTCAAGGTCTATTCGAATTCACCTCCATACGAAAAGACACGACCACGGGAATCATATGGATCAGCAACCGGTCTGGCCTATACAAAGGACAACGATCGAACAACTCCTACTCTTTCAGCTATGTGGCCGAAGAACAAAAAACGGACAACTCCCCATACGAAAACCGGATCAACTCCTTGATCATAGATCGCTACAATAATCTATGGGTCGCCACCAATAAAGGCATTAAGAAACACATTGATAGAAACTTGATTTTTGGATATACCACGTTCAACAGTAACCAGAACAACAACTTCACGCAATCCTTGTTAAAAACCGGTAAAAACCTAATGTTGATGACCCTTGACAACGACGGACTGTACCGGTTCAACCTCAAAACCAAAAAAAAACAATTATTGGCCGCCAGCGATGAAGAATACAGCATCGTAAAAAAAGACCATTCCCAGAAGGAAATACTATACGGACAGGGCAACTATCTTTTAACCACTAAAAATTACAGTAACAAGCTTGATAACATTCGGTTCGACACCATAAAAAAATACCACTATAACGTTCGAGATATGGTACCCCTGAACCACGATGAAATTTGGGTTGGACTTTGGGGCGGTGGAATAGACATAGTCACTCCTGAAAAAAACATGAACGCCTTTAAGAGAAAGGCCGTTTCCGTGTTGTTCGGAAAAAATGTTTCGGTCATGCACCTTGACCACAACCACAATCTATGGATCGGTACCCGGGGCGACGGCCTGTTCAAGATCAACCTTATCGATGAAGACATTAAGGTATTCAACCCATCTTTTGAAGACGGACTGAGCTCCAATGCCATTCTATGCCTATTCGAAGATGAGCAAGGCAATATATGGATAGGCACTAGGGGCGGCGGACTCAACTTCTACAACGCTGAGGAACAAAGCATCAAAAGCTATGCAAAAAAAGAAGGGCTCACCTCTACTACCGTTGCCAGCATTGCAAAGGATCCTTCTGGAAATTTATGGCTCAGCACCAGGGACGGTATTTCCAGATTCGATGTCAAGGAGGAAAAATTTGTCAATTTCGGAATTGAAGATGGCGTAACCGAGAGCCATTTTATGTTCAATTCATATGCCATAGACGAAGAGGAAAAAATCTATTTTGGCTGTCCCGGAGGCTTTTTTTCGGTAAACACCCAGAACTACAAAAAAGACTCGCTGGCGCCGCACACCATAATAACGAATTACACCATTTTCGGGGATTTCGACCGCTTAAACACGGAGAACAATGAGAACCATTCGCGAAAATTCCTCAACACCACAGACAGTCTAAAATTGCCCCATAACAGAAATAATATTGCCTTTGAATTCTCCTCCTTGGATTTTACGGCCCCTAACAAGAATAAATTCGCCTATAAACTCGAGGGTATAAACGATTTTTGGCACCATACGCAAGCTTCTAACCGCAACGCCAATTACAACGACCTGCCTCCGGGCAATTACATTTTTAAGGTAAAAAGCTCTAATAGTGATGGTGTATGGAACGAAAATCCGGCGACATTTAGCTTTACCATCAGCCCTCCCTATTGGAAGAGCACCTGGGCCTACCTTATTTACCTTCTTCTTTTAATCATCTCCATATATACGACATGGTCAGTCATTAGAAGATGGTATAAGCTGAAGAAGAAACTGGTAGCGGAAACCGTAAGCCGTGAAAAAGACAATGAGATGAACCGTATGAAAATGGTGTTCTTTACCGATATTTCACACGAGTTGCGTACGCCTTTGGCCCTTATCTTGGGTACCATCGAAAAAGTGGTAAAAGACAAGAAATTTACTTTAAGCCCCATTACCTCGCAACGGATCTACAACAATACCTTGCGAATGCACCGCCTCATCAACCAACTCATGGACATCAGAAAGTTCGATGAGGGAAAACTCAAACTTCAAATATCGAAGAACGATATTGTAAAAGACATCGAAATTATCAAGAATGCATTTAACGACTTTGCCAAAATTTATGAAATCGACTATGAGTTCGTTAGCGAAGAAGACAAAATTTTCGGTTGGTACGATGTTGACATTCTTGAGAAAATCCTTTTTAACCTCTTGTCCAATGCCTTTAAGTACACTCCCAAAAAAGGAAAGATCAAGGTTTGCTTGAGTTTGGCTTCCGCCAAGGACAAAAGCCTTTCCCATAAAAAATTAGGCAGTGGCAAGTATATCAAATGTAGCGTTAGGGACAATGGCATAGGCATTCCTAAAGAAGATATAGCACGAATCTTTGACCGTTACTATCAAGCCACCAAAAATTACAGTAATCAAATACCAGGAACCGGTATTGGTATGGAGCTGGTACAAAAACTTACGGAAAGACACTACGGCACCATAGAGGTGGAAAGCGAAGAAAACGTTTTCACCGAATTTACATTTTATCTCCCCATCAACAAAAACAGGTACCATAAAAAAGAACGGATCAACAAGGCTACCCCCCTTACCAAAAATTTTATCAAAAACTCCGAATTTCAGGTTATCGAAGAAGTTTCTTCCGAGTTCGAATCCATTCCCATGGAAGCTAGCCTTACAAAGCCCCTTGTACTGCTGGTAGAAGACAATAATGACCTAAGGTCTATGGTGCGCGAAGAACTAAAGGACGACTTTAATATCATTGAAGCTTGCAATGGTCAGGAAGGATACCTTAGCTGCTTGTCCCAAAAACCGGATTTGATCATATGCGATATTCTCATGCCGGTAGAAGATGGCATCTCAATGCTACGCAAGTTAAAAGGTAATACTGAGACCAAGACCATTCCCATTTTTATGCTTACCGCTAAAAATTCCGAAGAAACCAAAATAGAATGTCTTAGCCTGGGAGCCGACGATTATATCGAAAAACCTTTTAGCCTTGAATTTGTAAAGTGGAAGGTAAAAAACACTTTTAGCTCACGCGAAGACTTAAAAGACAGGTACAGTAAGATAATCACTCCCGAACCGTCTGAACTGAAAGTCGATTCCAACGATGAAAAGTTTATCCGAAGGCTTATAGAGGTCATTGAAAAATTTATTGACGATAGCTCGCTCAATGTAGAGTTCCTAGCTTCCGAAGTGGGTATGAGCCGTGCCAATCTCTATCGTAAACTACAGGCGATCAACAATGACACCCCTGTCAATTTTATCAAACAAATACGGTTAAAACGTGCCGCACAGCTATTGAAGAACAATAAGATGTACATTTCAGAGGTGGCTTATATGACCGGTTTCAGCAATCAGAAATATTTTAGCAAGTGTTTTAGCAAAGAATATGGAATGAGCCCTACCGAATACGCCAAGCAATTTTATAAGGACACCCACACTAGCGTAGAAGCCCCGCACAATGATCCGACCAAATAA